From a single Micromonospora carbonacea genomic region:
- a CDS encoding type I polyketide synthase, translating to MTANEDRMREYLKRVTAELAGTRRRLRELEDSAREPIAIVGMSCRLPGGVSTPEDLWRLVEAGTDAISGFPDDRGWDVGRLYDPDPDSTGTSYVREGGFLYDCAEFDPEFFTVSPREALAMDPQQRLLLEAAWETFERAGIAPDSARGTRTGVYVGVMYDDYGSRLSEVPKDLEGYLVNGSAGSVASGRIAYTLGLQGPAVTVDTACSSSLVALHLAVQALRSGECELALAGGATVLATPTMFVDFARQRGLAEDGRCKAFADAADGTGFGEGVGMLLVERLSDAVRNRRQVLAVVRGSAVNQDGASNGLTAPNGTAQQLVIRQALTNAGLAADEVDAVEAHGTGTRLGDPIEAQALLATYGQGRPADRPLLLGSLKSNIGHTQAAAGVAGVIKTVLALRHARLPRTLHVDRPSTRVDWSSGAVRLLTEGRPWPDHGDRPRRAGVSSFGASGTNAHVILESAPGAAAGATGATDLSAPPASVAHHPATATATAPAATVPTAHEPAGTAGDDPVWVLSGRTEAALREQARRLHAHLTSRARPEPADAVARALARSRTAFAYRAAVLGRDDTARLDGLHALAAGRSAAGLVTGRAVPERRVAFLFTGQGSQRPGAGRELYARHPAFAQALDGVLAELDRHLDRPLRAVMLAEPGTEAAALLDDTAYTQPALFALEVALFRLVTSWGLRPDALLGHSVGEITAAYVAGVLTLPDAARLVAVRGRLMADLRAGGAMAALQAAESEVDPLLAGREGELSIAAVNGPQATVIAGDEAAVEEQVALWRDRGRRARRLRVGHAFHSVRMDGMLAEFEKAMGDLRAGEPTIPVVANVRGAIASGTDLRTAGYWIRHAREPVRFLDGMRALRAEGVDTFVELGPDGVLTAMARDCLADPADPVDLADAAEPAGAAEPDRSLLFLPTLRRDRDDAVAVREALASVHVHGLPVDPVAPLGDGPLATDLPTYPFQRSRYWLDPRPGARDLTAVGLDVAGHPLLAVAVDLPDGAGTVWSGQLCVRTHPWLADHSVWGRTVVPGTALLEIMHRVRAEVGCTRVAELTFEAPMVLADDGGVRVRVVVDGPDADGARQVRIHSAPVGPEPPHWTRHASGRVDSAAPGPAAGPPAWDAGPGSNWPPEGAEPVGVESEYERFADNGIGYGPAFRGLRAAWRRGNETFAEVRLPEGYAAEAGDYAVHPALLDAALHAIVFGDQFPGGAHGMLPFAFTDVRVFSSGADRLRVRIAPADADSVCVTVADGDGTPVLAAATLALRRVAADRIAATVTGQAPLYRLEWSAVRPAPVATGARFAVVGADAPLPSGALGAGVPVQAYPDLGALAGALATNGAPGHVLVDFRRRADGPAGRQPGDVGARTRRALAVVQEWLADDRFTGSRLVVLTSGAVDAGTAVTDPAAAGVWGLLRVAQTEHPDRFVLVDTDDHPDSLRALPGAIVAGEPQLALRAGTASVPGLVRVPAGTGAAPPWAAAGTVLVTGGTGMLGGAVARHLVRRHGVRRLLLVGRRGPDAPGAAALTRELEELGASVRVAACDVGDRGAVTRLLAGVPAAHPLTAVVHSAGLPDDGVLTAQTGERVAAVLRAKADAAVNLHELTRHLDLTAFVLFSSVAGTIGSAGQAGYAAANAFLDAFASWRQGQGLPATALAWGPLDGGMAAGLGTADVARLRRSGLVPLGVDDALVLFDAACSRPAAAYHPVRLDPAVLRSHAAADSAVPAVLLGPSRAHPRDGTPGKPAEAALAALLTGRSAAERTAILTDLVRTEAAAVLGHGEAAMLSTQRAFRDAGFDSLTAVDLRNRLGAATGLSLPAAVVFDHPTPAALAAYLRTELDRRSPTGQQFPTDAAGVLAMLDRLRDGIATVVRDDADRTRAADLLRVLLAEVGGPGTGPPRDTDGGSGGEVSDRLRTASDEELFDLLDSDFRLA from the coding sequence GTGACCGCGAACGAGGACCGGATGCGTGAGTACCTCAAGCGGGTCACCGCCGAGCTGGCCGGGACGCGGCGACGCCTGCGCGAGCTGGAGGACAGCGCGCGTGAGCCCATCGCGATCGTGGGCATGAGCTGCCGGTTGCCGGGCGGGGTGAGCACGCCCGAGGACCTGTGGCGGCTGGTCGAGGCCGGTACCGACGCGATCTCCGGCTTCCCCGACGACCGGGGCTGGGATGTCGGGAGGCTCTACGACCCGGATCCGGACTCGACCGGAACGAGCTACGTGCGCGAGGGCGGCTTCCTCTACGACTGCGCCGAGTTCGACCCGGAGTTCTTCACCGTCTCGCCCCGCGAGGCGCTGGCCATGGACCCGCAGCAGCGGCTGCTGCTGGAGGCCGCCTGGGAGACCTTCGAACGGGCGGGGATCGCCCCCGACTCGGCCCGCGGCACCCGCACCGGGGTCTACGTCGGGGTGATGTACGACGACTACGGCAGCCGGCTGTCGGAGGTGCCGAAGGACCTGGAGGGCTACCTGGTCAACGGCAGCGCGGGCAGTGTCGCGTCGGGCCGGATCGCGTACACGCTGGGGTTGCAGGGGCCGGCGGTGACGGTCGACACGGCCTGCTCGTCGTCGCTGGTCGCGTTGCACCTGGCCGTGCAGGCGCTGCGGTCGGGCGAGTGTGAGCTGGCCCTGGCGGGCGGGGCGACGGTGCTCGCCACGCCGACGATGTTCGTCGACTTCGCCCGGCAGCGCGGTCTCGCCGAGGACGGCCGTTGCAAGGCGTTCGCGGACGCCGCCGACGGGACCGGGTTCGGCGAGGGCGTGGGGATGCTGCTGGTGGAACGGCTCTCGGACGCGGTCCGCAACCGTCGCCAGGTGCTGGCCGTCGTGCGGGGCAGCGCGGTCAACCAGGACGGGGCGAGCAACGGCCTGACCGCCCCGAACGGTACGGCCCAGCAACTGGTCATCCGGCAGGCGTTGACCAACGCGGGGCTGGCCGCGGACGAGGTGGACGCGGTGGAGGCACACGGCACCGGCACCCGGCTGGGCGATCCGATCGAGGCGCAGGCGCTGCTGGCGACGTACGGCCAGGGCCGGCCGGCGGACCGGCCGCTCCTGCTGGGATCCCTGAAGTCCAACATCGGCCACACCCAGGCCGCCGCAGGGGTCGCCGGGGTGATCAAGACCGTGCTGGCGCTGCGTCACGCGCGGCTGCCCCGGACCCTGCACGTCGATCGCCCCTCGACCCGGGTGGACTGGTCGTCGGGCGCGGTGCGGCTGCTGACCGAGGGGCGGCCCTGGCCCGATCACGGCGACCGGCCCCGCCGGGCCGGGGTCTCCTCGTTCGGCGCGAGCGGCACCAACGCGCACGTCATCCTGGAGAGCGCCCCCGGTGCGGCGGCGGGGGCGACCGGGGCGACGGACCTCTCGGCCCCGCCGGCATCCGTCGCCCACCATCCGGCCACGGCCACGGCCACGGCCCCGGCGGCGACGGTGCCCACTGCCCACGAACCGGCGGGGACGGCCGGCGACGACCCCGTCTGGGTCCTGTCCGGCCGGACCGAGGCGGCCCTGCGCGAGCAGGCCCGGCGGCTACACGCCCACCTGACATCCCGGGCGCGGCCCGAGCCCGCCGACGCCGTGGCCCGCGCGCTGGCGCGCTCCCGCACCGCGTTCGCGTACCGGGCCGCCGTGCTGGGCCGGGACGACACCGCGCGGCTCGACGGCCTCCACGCGCTCGCGGCGGGTCGCAGCGCCGCGGGGCTCGTCACCGGGCGGGCCGTGCCGGAGCGGCGCGTGGCCTTCCTCTTCACCGGGCAGGGCAGCCAGCGACCGGGCGCGGGCCGGGAACTGTACGCCCGGCATCCCGCCTTCGCACAGGCCCTGGACGGCGTCCTCGCGGAACTCGACCGGCACCTGGACCGGCCGCTGCGCGCCGTCATGCTCGCCGAGCCGGGCACCGAGGCGGCGGCGCTGCTGGACGACACCGCGTACACCCAGCCCGCCCTGTTCGCGCTGGAGGTGGCGCTGTTCCGGCTGGTCACGAGCTGGGGGCTGCGGCCTGACGCCCTGCTGGGCCACTCGGTCGGGGAGATCACCGCGGCGTACGTCGCGGGCGTCCTCACCCTGCCGGACGCCGCCCGGCTGGTGGCGGTGCGCGGTCGACTCATGGCGGACCTGCGGGCCGGCGGTGCGATGGCCGCGCTCCAGGCCGCCGAGAGCGAGGTCGACCCCCTGTTGGCGGGGCGGGAGGGCGAACTGTCGATCGCAGCGGTCAACGGGCCGCAGGCAACCGTGATCGCGGGCGACGAGGCGGCCGTCGAGGAGCAGGTCGCGCTGTGGCGTGACCGGGGTCGCCGGGCCAGGCGACTGCGGGTCGGCCACGCCTTCCACTCCGTACGGATGGACGGGATGCTCGCCGAGTTCGAGAAGGCGATGGGTGATCTCCGTGCCGGCGAGCCGACGATCCCCGTGGTCGCCAACGTCAGGGGGGCGATCGCGTCCGGCACCGACCTCCGTACGGCCGGGTACTGGATCCGGCACGCCCGCGAGCCGGTGCGTTTCCTCGACGGCATGCGTGCGCTGCGGGCCGAGGGCGTCGACACGTTCGTGGAACTCGGCCCCGACGGAGTGCTCACGGCGATGGCGCGCGACTGCCTGGCGGATCCCGCCGACCCGGTGGATCTCGCGGACGCCGCCGAGCCCGCCGGGGCCGCGGAGCCCGACCGCTCCCTGCTGTTCCTGCCCACCCTGCGCCGGGACCGCGACGACGCAGTGGCCGTGCGGGAGGCCCTGGCATCCGTCCACGTGCACGGGCTTCCCGTCGACCCGGTCGCGCCGCTCGGCGACGGCCCGCTCGCCACCGACCTGCCCACCTACCCGTTCCAGCGGTCCCGCTACTGGCTCGACCCGCGTCCCGGGGCACGCGACCTGACCGCCGTGGGCCTCGACGTGGCCGGGCACCCGCTGCTCGCCGTCGCCGTGGACCTGCCCGACGGCGCCGGCACGGTCTGGAGCGGTCAGCTCTGCGTGCGGACGCATCCGTGGCTCGCCGACCACAGCGTGTGGGGGCGCACGGTGGTGCCGGGGACCGCGCTGCTGGAGATCATGCACCGAGTGCGCGCCGAGGTGGGCTGCACCCGGGTCGCGGAACTGACCTTCGAGGCGCCGATGGTGCTGGCCGACGACGGGGGCGTCCGCGTGCGGGTCGTCGTCGACGGACCAGACGCCGACGGGGCCCGCCAGGTCCGGATCCACTCCGCACCGGTGGGGCCCGAGCCTCCCCACTGGACCCGGCACGCCTCGGGCCGCGTCGACAGCGCCGCGCCGGGGCCGGCCGCCGGCCCACCCGCGTGGGACGCCGGCCCTGGCAGCAACTGGCCGCCCGAGGGGGCGGAGCCGGTGGGCGTCGAGAGCGAGTACGAGCGCTTCGCCGACAACGGCATCGGATACGGCCCCGCCTTCCGAGGGCTGCGCGCCGCGTGGCGTCGCGGGAACGAGACGTTCGCCGAGGTCCGGCTCCCCGAGGGGTACGCCGCCGAGGCGGGCGACTACGCCGTCCATCCGGCACTGCTGGACGCGGCCCTGCACGCGATCGTCTTCGGTGACCAGTTTCCCGGTGGGGCACACGGGATGCTGCCGTTCGCCTTCACCGACGTGCGGGTGTTCAGCTCCGGCGCCGACCGGCTCCGGGTGCGCATCGCGCCCGCCGATGCCGACTCGGTCTGCGTGACCGTCGCCGACGGCGACGGGACGCCGGTCCTCGCCGCAGCCACCCTGGCGTTGCGCCGGGTCGCCGCCGACCGGATCGCGGCGACCGTCACCGGCCAGGCACCGCTGTACCGGTTGGAGTGGTCCGCCGTGCGGCCCGCCCCGGTGGCCACCGGGGCGCGGTTCGCCGTCGTCGGCGCGGACGCCCCGCTGCCGTCCGGTGCGCTGGGGGCCGGGGTGCCCGTCCAGGCGTACCCGGACCTGGGCGCGCTGGCCGGCGCGTTGGCCACCAACGGGGCACCGGGCCACGTGCTCGTCGACTTCCGCCGCCGCGCCGACGGCCCGGCAGGGCGGCAGCCCGGTGACGTGGGTGCACGGACCCGACGGGCGCTGGCCGTCGTCCAGGAGTGGCTCGCCGACGACCGTTTCACCGGCTCACGGCTGGTCGTGCTCACCAGCGGAGCCGTGGACGCCGGAACAGCCGTCACCGATCCGGCCGCCGCCGGGGTGTGGGGCCTGCTGCGGGTCGCCCAGACCGAGCATCCGGACCGGTTCGTCCTCGTGGACACCGACGACCACCCGGATTCGCTGCGTGCCCTCCCCGGGGCGATCGTTGCGGGCGAGCCGCAGCTGGCACTGCGGGCCGGCACGGCCAGCGTTCCGGGCCTGGTGCGGGTGCCGGCCGGCACCGGTGCCGCCCCGCCGTGGGCCGCAGCCGGCACCGTCCTCGTCACCGGGGGCACCGGCATGCTCGGCGGCGCGGTGGCCCGGCACCTGGTCCGCCGGCACGGGGTCCGCCGCCTGCTGCTGGTCGGCCGGCGCGGGCCGGACGCACCCGGCGCGGCGGCCCTGACCCGGGAACTGGAGGAGCTGGGAGCGTCCGTCCGCGTCGCCGCCTGCGACGTCGGCGATCGTGGCGCGGTGACGCGCCTGTTGGCCGGGGTTCCCGCCGCGCATCCGCTCACCGCGGTGGTGCACTCGGCCGGCCTGCCCGACGACGGCGTGCTGACCGCACAGACCGGCGAGCGGGTCGCGGCGGTGCTCCGCGCCAAGGCGGACGCAGCGGTCAACCTGCACGAACTCACCCGGCATCTCGACCTCACCGCCTTCGTGCTGTTCTCGTCGGTAGCGGGGACGATCGGCAGCGCCGGGCAGGCCGGGTACGCCGCCGCGAACGCCTTCCTCGACGCGTTCGCGAGCTGGCGGCAGGGCCAGGGGCTGCCCGCCACCGCCCTGGCGTGGGGGCCGTTGGACGGCGGGATGGCCGCCGGCCTCGGCACTGCGGACGTGGCACGGCTGCGCCGGTCCGGGCTCGTGCCGCTCGGCGTGGACGACGCGCTCGTTCTCTTCGACGCCGCCTGCTCCCGACCGGCGGCGGCGTACCACCCCGTCCGCCTCGATCCGGCGGTGCTGCGGTCCCACGCCGCCGCCGACAGCGCGGTGCCCGCCGTCCTGCTCGGTCCGAGCCGTGCGCACCCGAGGGACGGTACGCCGGGGAAGCCTGCCGAAGCCGCCCTCGCCGCGCTGCTGACCGGCAGGTCGGCGGCCGAGCGTACGGCGATCCTGACCGACCTGGTGCGGACGGAGGCCGCCGCCGTTCTCGGGCATGGCGAGGCGGCGATGCTGAGCACGCAGCGGGCCTTCCGCGACGCCGGCTTCGACTCGCTCACCGCCGTGGACCTCCGCAACCGGCTCGGCGCGGCCACGGGCCTCAGCCTGCCGGCCGCCGTCGTCTTCGACCACCCGACCCCGGCGGCCCTGGCCGCCTATCTGCGGACCGAACTGGACCGCCGGTCGCCCACCGGGCAACAGTTCCCGACGGACGCCGCCGGTGTTCTGGCCATGCTCGACCGCCTGCGGGACGGAATCGCGACGGTCGTCAGGGACGACGCCGACCGGACCCGCGCAGCCGACCTGTTGCGTGTCCTGCTCGCCGAGGTCGGCGGGCCCGGGACGGGCCCGCCCCGCGACACCGACGGCGGCTCCGGCGGCGAGGTCAGCGACCGCCTCCGGACCGCCTCCGACGAGGAACTGTTCGACCTGCTCGACAGCGATTTCCGACTGGCGTAG